In Gemmatimonas aurantiaca, the sequence CGACATAACCCTGCGTACGATAGAACGACAGCGAAGCGAACTCGGAAGTGGGCATGGGGCAACTCAGAGCAGAATGACCTGACGGATCGCCTCGCCACGCGCGAGGCGATCGAAACCGTCGTTGATATCGTCGAGCGAAAGACGATGGGTGAGCAACCGGTCCACCGGTAGGCGACCCGATTGATACAACGTGATGTAGGCCGGGATGTCCCGCGACGGCACACAACTGCCAAGATACGATCCCTGCAACGTGCGTTCCTCCGCGACCAGCTGCACCGGCGAAATGGCCAGTGTCTGTGACGGATGCGGCAGTCCCACGGTGACCGTGCGTCCGCCACGACGGGTCGCGCGCCATGTGAAGTCGAGCGCGGCCACGACGCCCGCACATTCGAGCCCCACATCCGCGCCGCCCTGCGTGAGATCACGCACCTGCTCCACCGCGCCGTCCGCACTGCTGTTCACCGCGGCATGCGCACCGAGGGCGAGCGCCTGCCGCAGCTTATCGTCGTTCACATCGGCCACGACGACCTGGCCGGCGCCGGCAGCCAGAGCCCCGAGTACCGCCGCGAAGCCAATACCACCGAGGCCGGTGACGAGCACCGATTCGCCAAGCCGGAGACGCGCCGTGTTCACGATCGCGCCGACCCCCGTCATCACGGCGCAACCGAACAGCGCGCCGATCTCGAATGGCAACGAACGGTCCACCCGTACGACGGACTGGCGCGACACCACCACTTCCTCGGCGAAGCCCGAAACCCCGAGATGATGATGCAGTGGTGCGCCGTGCCTGTCGCGCAGCCGTCGGCCGCCGCCAAGCAGTTCGCCGGCCCCGTTGGCCGCGGCGCCGGGTTCACACAACGCGGGTCGGGCACTGCGGCAGGGGGCACAATGACCGCACTGGGGCACGAAGGCGAACACCACATGATCGCCCACGACGAGATCGCCGACACCGGTCCCCACTTCGATCACTTCGCCCGCCGCTTCGTGGCCCAGCACCATGGGCAGTGGCCGCGGACGGTTGCCGTCCACCACCGACAGATCGGAATGACACAGACCGGCAGCCACGATGCGCACACGAACTTCGTGTGCCTGCGGCGGGGTCAGCTGCACCGTCTCCACCGTCAGCGGAAGACTGTCGGTATACGGGCGCGGAAGTGCCGTGGCTCGCAACACGGCGGCTCGAATCGTCATGCGTGCGTCCGGTGACAGACAGCGGCGCGCCCTGCGCCACGGCGGGTGAGGTTACGAAAGCCCTGCGCCATTGGTAACGTCCGTACCGCACGGCGTGTTGTCCATGCCATGCAACGTACGTTGTAACGTACGTTGCATCACCCGCTCCAGCCACGATCCATGTCCGCGACGTCCATTCTGCTGCCGCTCGATCCACTCGGTCGTCGCCGACTCAAAGTGGCTTTCGTGGGAACACACGGTGTGGGCAAGACCACGCTCTGTTTCGACCTCGCGGCCCAGCTCAAGCGACTCGATCTCGGGGTCGACATCGTGAAGGAAGTGGCCCGACGGTGTCCCCTGCCGATCAACGAAGACACGACCTTCGATGCGCAGGCGTGGATTCTGCACACGCAGATCGCGGAGGAGATCGAAGCGGCCTCGCACTACGAAGTCGTGGTCTGCGACCGGTCGGTGCTGGACAACTACGCCTATCTCGTGGCCCGCGTGGGGCGCCGCGCGGAACTCGAGCCGCTGGTACGCGAGTGGGTGCGCAGCTATCAGGCACTGTTCAAGGTCCCCGTCCTGTCGGCGCCCGCATTCGACGGCAAACGGGCGGTCAGTCCGTCGTTTCAGCAGGAGATCGATGGCATCATCGATGAACTCGTGCACGACCTGGGCGTGACGGTGCATCGCCTGGAGCCCGGCGAACGCGATCAGTGGACCGTGCATGCGCTCGCGGAGCTCGGACTGCCGACCCAACCGCCGCAGATCGATCTGTTCGCGATGCGGGAGTAGACGGGACCATCCGCGAGACGAGGCGCCGCACGACCAGCGGGACGATCGGCAGGACTGTCAGCGACTGGTGCGGTACATCATCTCCACCAGCTCGTCGTACATCGCTTCGGCGTCTTCCGGACTGCGCTTGATGGCCTGCGTGGCGCAGTGTTTGAGATGGTTGCGCACGAGCTCCCGCCCCACGGCCCGCAGCGCCTCGTGCACCGATGCGATCTGGGTGAGGATATCGGCGCAGTAGCGGCCTTCCTCCACCATCTTCTGCAGGCCGCGTACCTGTCCTTCGATACGCCGCAGACGTTTCTGATTGCGCTGCTTCGCATCGGCGTCG encodes:
- a CDS encoding zinc-dependent alcohol dehydrogenase family protein gives rise to the protein MTIRAAVLRATALPRPYTDSLPLTVETVQLTPPQAHEVRVRIVAAGLCHSDLSVVDGNRPRPLPMVLGHEAAGEVIEVGTGVGDLVVGDHVVFAFVPQCGHCAPCRSARPALCEPGAAANGAGELLGGGRRLRDRHGAPLHHHLGVSGFAEEVVVSRQSVVRVDRSLPFEIGALFGCAVMTGVGAIVNTARLRLGESVLVTGLGGIGFAAVLGALAAGAGQVVVADVNDDKLRQALALGAHAAVNSSADGAVEQVRDLTQGGADVGLECAGVVAALDFTWRATRRGGRTVTVGLPHPSQTLAISPVQLVAEERTLQGSYLGSCVPSRDIPAYITLYQSGRLPVDRLLTHRLSLDDINDGFDRLARGEAIRQVILL
- a CDS encoding metal-sensitive transcriptional regulator, translating into MSHDPVTKSATTKSATSKSATSKPAKRVKPAEPVATEGRKAVAVDADAKQRNQKRLRRIEGQVRGLQKMVEEGRYCADILTQIASVHEALRAVGRELVRNHLKHCATQAIKRSPEDAEAMYDELVEMMYRTSR
- a CDS encoding AAA family ATPase gives rise to the protein MSATSILLPLDPLGRRRLKVAFVGTHGVGKTTLCFDLAAQLKRLDLGVDIVKEVARRCPLPINEDTTFDAQAWILHTQIAEEIEAASHYEVVVCDRSVLDNYAYLVARVGRRAELEPLVREWVRSYQALFKVPVLSAPAFDGKRAVSPSFQQEIDGIIDELVHDLGVTVHRLEPGERDQWTVHALAELGLPTQPPQIDLFAMRE